Proteins from one Candidatus Pantoea bituminis genomic window:
- a CDS encoding dipeptide/oligopeptide/nickel ABC transporter permease/ATP-binding protein, producing the protein MGLLVGILAGYYGSFIDNLFMRLTDIFFAFPRLVLALALSAVLGAGLFNAVFAIVISAWPPYARQARAEVLTIMETDFIKAARLSGASDFRIIFHYILPLCMSSAFIRLALDLSGIIIIAAGLGFLGLGIQPPTPEWGAMISEGRQYISTAWWISIFPGLSILFMSAAFTLLGDGLRDTFDPKRSCQTMTIPLLELENLSVFYQGCGVVKDVTLTLNYQQKIAIVGESGSGKTQLARAIAGILPDRAQVTSKRFLFSSSELTMLSRRARQAMRGREIAMIMQDPHYSLNPVMRIGEQITEVYRYHFNLPQKVARQHALKALSRLHINDPEKVFNAWPHQISGGMGQRVMIAMMMAASPKLLIADEPTSSLDSSTSIRVINELDQLFNQHKMSLIFITHDIELATRFCDDIIVMYRGQIVEKLRANLIQHAQHPYTQGLLNCIPRAGNLPERLPTLHTGAMVI; encoded by the coding sequence GTGGGCTTACTGGTCGGCATTCTGGCAGGTTACTACGGCAGTTTTATTGATAATCTGTTCATGCGCTTAACCGATATTTTCTTTGCTTTCCCCCGACTGGTGCTGGCCTTAGCGCTGTCGGCAGTACTGGGTGCTGGGCTGTTTAATGCGGTATTCGCTATCGTCATCAGCGCCTGGCCACCCTACGCTCGTCAGGCACGCGCTGAAGTGTTAACGATTATGGAAACGGACTTTATTAAAGCTGCGAGGCTCTCAGGAGCCTCAGATTTTCGGATTATATTTCACTATATATTGCCGCTCTGCATGTCATCAGCTTTTATCCGCTTAGCACTCGATCTCTCAGGGATCATCATTATCGCTGCCGGTCTTGGCTTCTTGGGATTAGGAATTCAGCCTCCTACGCCGGAATGGGGTGCAATGATTTCAGAGGGACGCCAATATATTTCTACGGCATGGTGGATTTCAATTTTTCCAGGTCTTTCAATACTTTTTATGAGCGCTGCATTTACCCTGCTGGGTGACGGCCTTCGCGATACCTTTGACCCAAAAAGGAGCTGTCAAACAATGACCATTCCTCTCCTTGAACTCGAAAATCTCTCGGTTTTCTATCAGGGCTGTGGCGTAGTGAAAGACGTCACGCTGACGCTTAATTATCAACAAAAAATCGCAATAGTTGGTGAATCGGGTTCAGGTAAAACGCAGCTTGCCCGTGCTATTGCCGGTATTTTGCCGGACCGCGCTCAAGTGACGTCAAAACGATTTCTCTTCTCGAGCAGTGAGTTGACGATGCTCAGTCGACGTGCACGCCAGGCCATGCGAGGCCGGGAAATCGCAATGATTATGCAGGACCCCCATTACTCTCTGAATCCGGTGATGCGTATCGGTGAACAGATCACCGAGGTTTACCGCTATCACTTCAACCTGCCACAGAAGGTGGCCAGGCAACATGCTCTTAAGGCCTTGTCCCGGCTACATATAAACGATCCTGAAAAGGTCTTTAATGCCTGGCCACATCAAATTTCTGGTGGGATGGGCCAGCGCGTCATGATCGCGATGATGATGGCTGCCTCACCAAAACTACTCATTGCGGATGAACCAACCTCATCACTGGATAGCTCAACCTCGATACGCGTCATTAATGAGCTGGATCAACTATTTAACCAGCACAAGATGAGCCTGATTTTTATCACCCATGATATTGAACTTGCGACGCGTTTTTGCGACGACATTATTGTTATGTACCGTGGTCAGATCGTTGAAAAGTTGCGCGCAAATCTTATTCAGCATGCACAGCATCCTTATACACAGGGTTTACTCAACTGCATACCACGTGCCGGGAATTTGCCTGAAAGACTCCCTACGCTGCATACAGGAGCGATGGTCATATGA
- a CDS encoding ABC transporter ATP-binding protein, whose amino-acid sequence MMTNNVLTVNELSLRYGNKQVLDKISFSIAKGMSLGISGESGSGKSTLLKAVMGLVIPDNGDILIAGAARSTRQRLGFFSKDVQMVFQDPFGSLHPRHTIRKIISEPIIINNGEFQEERVESALKEVGLNNSFLTRYPHQLSGGQRQRVSIARALILKPKLVVLDEPTSALDVSVQAEILNLLKDIKSSHDLSYLLVSHNPAVIEYLCDKEMLLDNGRLVNTD is encoded by the coding sequence ATGATGACTAATAACGTTCTGACTGTGAATGAACTTTCGTTACGCTACGGCAATAAGCAGGTACTCGATAAGATCAGCTTCTCAATCGCTAAAGGAATGAGTCTGGGTATCAGCGGTGAGTCGGGTTCAGGAAAATCAACCCTTCTCAAGGCGGTGATGGGTCTTGTTATACCCGATAATGGTGACATTTTAATTGCTGGCGCTGCTCGCTCCACACGACAAAGATTAGGCTTTTTTTCAAAGGACGTTCAAATGGTTTTCCAAGACCCTTTTGGATCCCTTCATCCGCGCCACACCATTCGTAAAATCATATCTGAACCAATAATAATCAATAATGGTGAGTTTCAAGAAGAAAGGGTAGAGTCGGCCTTAAAAGAAGTTGGTCTGAATAATTCTTTCTTAACTCGCTACCCTCATCAGCTTTCGGGAGGGCAGCGTCAGCGAGTATCAATAGCCCGAGCCCTCATATTGAAACCTAAGCTGGTTGTTCTTGACGAACCGACCTCAGCATTGGATGTTTCCGTGCAGGCTGAGATCTTAAATTTGTTAAAAGACATTAAAAGCAGTCATGACTTAAGTTATTTGCTTGTAAGCCACAATCCGGCCGTGATTGAATACTTGTGTGATAAAGAAATGCTGC
- a CDS encoding ABC transporter permease, whose amino-acid sequence MRVIKRLSNNMAVFITTVIGLLCFTFLIGKLLPIDPVLAIVGEHATADVYAQEKEKLGLNNPIPVQFLDYLKKVVQGDFGTSVTTGKPVLHDVWSAVPATLELGTTAMLIGLLLGIPSGVLAAVYRNKTPDRIVRFLSILSHAVPGFWLGLIFLLIFYVELGWTPGPGRLDIAYQYSIQLKTGFILYDTLTQGEFDAFKDAAAHLILPAMVLGLATASYLCRLTRGYMIEALASEYVTAARMKGMPEHVVIFRHCMRNIAVPLLTSTALCYVHLLEGAVLTETIFTWPGLGLYITQSIFSADLPAVMGAVTFIGIFYLIVNKLVDSLYPLLDARINKK is encoded by the coding sequence ATGCGTGTGATCAAAAGACTGAGCAACAACATGGCTGTGTTTATAACTACCGTTATTGGCCTGCTGTGTTTCACCTTTCTGATAGGCAAGTTACTGCCTATCGATCCTGTATTGGCGATTGTCGGTGAACATGCCACTGCGGATGTGTATGCGCAGGAAAAGGAAAAGCTGGGCCTGAACAATCCCATTCCAGTTCAATTTCTGGATTATCTGAAAAAAGTAGTGCAGGGGGACTTTGGTACCTCTGTGACTACGGGCAAGCCGGTGCTGCATGACGTGTGGAGTGCAGTACCAGCGACTCTTGAGCTTGGCACGACAGCAATGCTGATTGGCCTGTTACTGGGTATACCCTCAGGCGTGTTGGCTGCTGTATACAGAAACAAGACGCCCGACCGCATAGTGCGCTTCTTAAGCATACTTTCACATGCCGTTCCGGGATTCTGGCTTGGGCTCATTTTCCTGCTCATTTTTTATGTTGAGTTGGGATGGACGCCGGGCCCGGGTCGGCTGGATATCGCCTATCAGTACAGTATTCAGCTAAAAACGGGATTTATTCTCTATGACACCCTTACCCAAGGAGAATTTGATGCATTCAAGGATGCCGCTGCGCATCTTATCTTACCTGCAATGGTACTGGGTCTGGCTACGGCCTCTTATCTGTGCCGACTGACCCGCGGCTATATGATCGAGGCATTAGCCTCTGAATATGTCACGGCTGCCCGAATGAAGGGAATGCCGGAGCATGTGGTGATCTTTCGGCATTGTATGCGCAACATTGCCGTTCCTCTCTTAACGTCAACAGCGCTCTGTTATGTGCATCTGCTAGAAGGTGCCGTGTTAACAGAAACCATCTTCACATGGCCTGGATTGGGACTGTATATCACTCAGTCTATATTCAGTGCAGACCTTCCGGCGGTAATGGGTGCGGTAACTTTTATCGGCATATTTTATCTGATAGTAAACAAATTAGTCGACTCACTCTATCCCCTTCTTGACGCCAGGATAAACAAAAAATGA